A portion of the Micromonospora vinacea genome contains these proteins:
- a CDS encoding GNAT family N-acetyltransferase, which produces MLIESRSPDTPSTPGVTLRQWCADDLDELVQAYRDPVLRRWTRAPVTTAAEARRWLDGALRDWADGRRYTFAVLEERADGPRLVGNVVLKGVTPQRPAPEVGYWTASWARGRGVAPRAVTALSRWAFDRFPEVTRLDLLHQVDNVASCRVAQKSGFVFQETLPARPPFPLDGHRHTLDAG; this is translated from the coding sequence ATGCTGATCGAATCGCGGTCACCCGACACGCCCTCGACGCCGGGAGTCACGCTGCGTCAGTGGTGCGCCGACGACCTGGATGAGCTGGTGCAGGCGTACCGGGATCCGGTCCTGCGCCGCTGGACCAGAGCTCCGGTGACCACTGCCGCCGAGGCCCGGCGGTGGCTGGACGGCGCCCTGCGGGACTGGGCCGACGGCCGGCGGTACACCTTCGCCGTCCTCGAGGAGCGGGCCGACGGCCCTCGGCTGGTGGGCAACGTGGTGCTCAAGGGGGTCACGCCGCAGCGCCCGGCCCCGGAGGTGGGCTACTGGACGGCGTCCTGGGCGCGCGGTCGCGGCGTCGCCCCGCGCGCCGTCACCGCGCTGAGCCGCTGGGCGTTCGACCGGTTCCCCGAGGTGACGCGTCTCGACCTGCTGCACCAGGTGGACAACGTCGCGTCCTGCCGGGTGGCGCAGAAGTCCGGCTTCGTGTTCCAGGAGACCCTGCCGGCCCGGCCGCCCTTTCCGCTCGACGGCCACCGCCACACGCTCGACGCCGGCTAG
- a CDS encoding J-domain-containing protein, whose amino-acid sequence MTEAWEASVEAKIQDAVQRGEFDDLPGMGKPIPGRGAPYDEAWWIKSFLEREALPSDLLLPTSLQLRRRIEQVPDEVRDLPTEQSVRDVVGQLNAQIVAWLRFPDDGPRVAVRPVNTEDVVRRWLAERARPKVTTTAAEPATVATPSRRPRRSWWRRWRRRG is encoded by the coding sequence GTGACCGAGGCGTGGGAAGCGTCAGTGGAGGCGAAGATCCAGGATGCCGTTCAGCGCGGCGAGTTCGACGACCTGCCCGGCATGGGCAAGCCGATCCCCGGTCGAGGGGCGCCGTACGACGAGGCCTGGTGGATCAAGAGCTTCCTGGAGCGCGAGGCACTCCCCAGTGACCTGCTCCTGCCCACGTCGCTGCAACTGCGCCGACGCATCGAGCAGGTCCCCGACGAGGTCCGTGACCTTCCCACCGAACAGTCCGTCCGCGACGTCGTGGGGCAGTTGAACGCGCAGATCGTGGCGTGGCTGCGCTTCCCCGACGACGGCCCCCGGGTCGCGGTGCGCCCGGTGAACACCGAGGACGTGGTCCGCCGGTGGCTCGCCGAACGGGCCCGCCCCAAGGTCACGACGACCGCCGCCGAACCGGCGACCGTTGCGACACCGTCGCGCCGGCCCCGCCGCAGCTGGTGGAGGCGGTGGCGCCGACGGGGCTGA